One Neisseria sicca genomic region harbors:
- a CDS encoding phage tail protein — MAVKLPNGATVHIATALAAEKKATVATNAAECVLTVAGHGFANGDLVLFKSGWGKLNERVFQIGDVKTDTFKLTGIDTSNADEFPAGSGIGAVQKITDWVQVSQIVEFSTSGGEQQYVDFGFLEDDFDQQIPSTKSAMSMSIKIADDTSLPGYKAAAKCSDKGGKWPLKVVLKGGGLICYNGYPSMNKTPELVRNQVMAVTLSYAISGEVNRY, encoded by the coding sequence ATGGCAGTGAAATTACCGAACGGTGCGACCGTTCACATTGCGACCGCTTTGGCGGCGGAGAAAAAAGCTACGGTGGCAACTAATGCTGCCGAATGCGTCCTGACGGTAGCAGGACACGGGTTTGCCAACGGCGATTTGGTTTTGTTTAAAAGCGGCTGGGGAAAGTTGAATGAACGCGTTTTCCAGATTGGCGATGTCAAAACCGATACATTCAAGCTGACCGGCATTGATACTTCCAATGCAGATGAGTTTCCGGCAGGCAGCGGTATTGGTGCTGTTCAGAAAATTACCGATTGGGTGCAAGTTTCGCAAATTGTAGAATTTTCGACCAGTGGCGGCGAGCAGCAATATGTAGATTTTGGTTTTCTGGAGGACGATTTTGACCAGCAAATCCCGTCCACGAAATCAGCTATGTCAATGTCGATTAAGATCGCTGACGATACTTCGTTGCCCGGCTACAAGGCGGCTGCAAAATGCAGCGATAAAGGCGGCAAGTGGCCTTTGAAAGTGGTTTTGAAAGGTGGTGGGCTGATTTGCTATAACGGTTATCCCAGCATGAATAAAACCCCCGAATTGGTTCGTAACCAAGTAATGGCTGTAACGTTGTCCTACGCCATTTCCGGCGAAGTAAACCGTTATTGA
- a CDS encoding phage tail assembly chaperone yields the protein MAKLTLKPDATFRHTVKIPVPGAEPADVEFEFKARGRKAMKEFTEKHKDGWTADTVLDCVQGWDLEEAFDRQNVEILLDSYPMAVFAVVNGYVEEVFNAREGN from the coding sequence ATGGCAAAACTTACTTTGAAGCCTGATGCAACTTTCCGACATACCGTGAAAATCCCTGTTCCCGGTGCAGAGCCTGCGGACGTCGAATTTGAATTTAAGGCGCGCGGCCGCAAGGCGATGAAAGAATTTACCGAAAAGCATAAAGACGGCTGGACGGCAGATACCGTCTTGGATTGTGTTCAAGGCTGGGATTTGGAAGAAGCATTCGACCGGCAGAATGTCGAAATCCTGCTGGATAGCTATCCGATGGCGGTGTTTGCCGTCGTCAACGGCTATGTTGAGGAAGTCTTCAATGCCCGCGAGGGAAACTGA
- a CDS encoding DUF1799 domain-containing protein, with amino-acid sequence MNVFGFSADDFSEEETTFGVWPCNWQAVQLFIAVSTQWRIGMSGATGLDYSAVAAVMECGNIKPKKRKTLLEKVRMMELEVLSMWAGEHE; translated from the coding sequence TTGAATGTATTCGGATTTTCGGCGGACGATTTTTCAGAAGAGGAGACCACTTTTGGCGTATGGCCGTGCAACTGGCAGGCGGTGCAACTGTTTATTGCAGTATCGACGCAGTGGCGTATCGGAATGTCGGGTGCGACGGGGTTGGATTATTCCGCCGTCGCAGCGGTTATGGAATGCGGCAATATCAAGCCGAAGAAACGGAAAACACTGTTGGAGAAAGTCCGCATGATGGAGCTTGAAGTGTTGTCAATGTGGGCAGGCGAACATGAATAA
- a CDS encoding phage tail length tape measure family protein, with product MNNETKIYITAETGGVVSGVEKAKQSIKSLGDVASSQGRRISDGLVHSGDGAEKSTTVVSAASKRTERSLASLENAIRRDIAVKIAGGKANREYYEELARQRGIDIARLNPLLSQLDRHNTQTNRATQSVKQFNNALRQTPAQITDIVTQLAGGQSPFLIMMQQGGQLRDMYGGFGGMLKGLATVISPMRLAVAGLGGGIAALGYAMYQGAEESREYRKALILAGDAAGITADRMQEIAVSVGAATGGYADARAAITALVSSGKVAADNYEQFARSITLQSQATGQSIDDLVDKYTEIAKDPLKAVVSLSATYRTMTADVYEQVKALQAQGREQDAVALVQRKFSEESEDMAKRVLGNLGLIERAWKDIKESASEAWDAVKSIGRDKTKLDEIAALDSFISQIETNKKHPVTQLFWGEEGERKLQEAYARRARLLAEIDKDAAAAEALRKKQKQNQNRTEGKAELAAISERYATREQQKQRELQENDKALEKALDGITDAMGRQAAINEHAANVKQINESFAEKKHGGPKKNKIEKEKFTVNQTVLSQAARFDYGGLEKRYGLPRNLLAALSMQESRGNVNAISPVGARGTMQFMPGTAKQYGVDVRSVASSADGAARYLRYLLKRYDNNIVKALTAYHSGEGNVNKGRIGPIGRKYAPEVMARMNWLSGGKGEISHDPRRDFVDIPSSGYEKWEEDFNRRAAAAGAKRVLEILNGNRAIGEQLKLLSDPTFGDWTLKQQADARELAEKADAQDSLTAASKKYSDIVKQMTDDSKDKLDDRLFEISLIGKTREEIEKLTLARLWDRQIAKAREEGAPLESIDLLERGKAEGMSNLSQMQKARADSDNDWRGGIESGLKSYIDSFGTMRQAMENATVQTFDKMGDALADFVATGKLDFRSLTVSILQDLSKMLIKMAIVNAMKSALGYADGGIVGGGSTQFDALFSGGGYTGYGGKYEPAGIVHKGEVVFSQRDVRNHGGVAAVERLRLNGYAGGGAVGLPSVLTGVRSTGAGGMQVNITINRDGSTESDSSADTEMAKHLAAAIPGMVEQWYVKNVYRENGTYHK from the coding sequence ATGAATAACGAAACTAAGATTTATATTACCGCCGAAACAGGCGGTGTCGTCAGCGGCGTAGAAAAGGCAAAACAGTCCATCAAGTCTTTGGGGGACGTGGCATCTTCCCAGGGGCGGCGTATTTCTGACGGATTGGTACATAGTGGCGACGGCGCGGAGAAATCGACAACGGTAGTGTCGGCGGCATCGAAGCGGACGGAACGGTCTTTGGCTTCTCTGGAAAATGCCATCCGTCGCGATATAGCCGTTAAGATTGCAGGCGGTAAGGCAAACCGAGAGTATTACGAAGAGCTTGCGCGCCAGCGCGGTATCGATATTGCACGGCTTAATCCGCTACTGTCCCAATTGGACAGGCATAATACGCAGACCAATCGCGCTACGCAGTCTGTCAAGCAGTTCAATAACGCATTGCGGCAGACCCCGGCACAAATTACCGACATCGTTACCCAGCTTGCAGGCGGGCAAAGCCCGTTTCTGATCATGATGCAACAGGGTGGGCAGTTGCGTGATATGTATGGCGGCTTCGGCGGTATGCTTAAGGGGCTGGCCACGGTCATTTCCCCTATGCGCCTTGCTGTTGCGGGGTTGGGCGGCGGCATTGCGGCATTGGGTTATGCGATGTATCAGGGTGCAGAGGAATCGCGCGAATACCGTAAAGCCTTGATACTTGCCGGAGATGCAGCAGGGATTACTGCAGACAGGATGCAGGAAATCGCTGTTTCGGTCGGGGCAGCGACGGGCGGCTATGCTGATGCGCGTGCTGCAATTACGGCCTTGGTCTCAAGCGGCAAGGTTGCAGCGGACAATTACGAACAGTTCGCCCGTAGTATTACCCTCCAGTCGCAGGCAACGGGACAAAGTATTGACGATTTGGTTGATAAATATACTGAAATCGCCAAAGACCCGCTGAAAGCCGTGGTGTCCCTATCAGCCACCTACCGAACAATGACTGCCGATGTTTACGAGCAGGTCAAGGCTTTGCAGGCACAAGGTCGGGAGCAGGACGCGGTTGCATTGGTGCAACGGAAATTTTCCGAAGAGTCGGAAGATATGGCAAAACGCGTACTGGGCAATCTTGGATTGATTGAGCGGGCGTGGAAAGATATTAAAGAAAGTGCGTCGGAGGCATGGGATGCTGTTAAATCCATAGGCCGGGACAAGACCAAGCTGGATGAAATTGCCGCGCTGGATTCGTTTATTTCCCAAATCGAAACCAACAAAAAACATCCGGTTACGCAATTGTTTTGGGGTGAAGAGGGCGAGCGTAAGCTGCAGGAAGCCTATGCGCGGCGTGCCCGGTTGCTTGCCGAAATCGACAAGGATGCAGCCGCTGCTGAAGCTTTGCGGAAGAAACAGAAGCAGAACCAAAACCGAACTGAAGGTAAGGCCGAATTGGCTGCTATTTCGGAACGTTATGCCACTCGAGAGCAGCAAAAGCAACGCGAACTGCAGGAAAACGACAAAGCACTGGAAAAGGCGTTGGACGGCATCACTGACGCGATGGGGCGGCAAGCAGCCATTAATGAGCACGCGGCAAATGTCAAGCAGATTAATGAAAGTTTTGCCGAGAAAAAACACGGCGGGCCTAAAAAAAACAAAATTGAGAAAGAGAAGTTTACTGTTAATCAAACCGTACTTAGTCAGGCAGCACGGTTTGATTATGGAGGTCTAGAAAAACGCTACGGATTACCTAGAAACCTGCTGGCTGCATTGTCGATGCAGGAATCGCGCGGAAATGTGAATGCGATTTCACCAGTTGGGGCGCGCGGTACGATGCAGTTTATGCCTGGTACGGCGAAGCAGTACGGTGTTGATGTTCGTAGTGTTGCATCTTCTGCGGATGGGGCGGCTCGTTATCTGCGGTATTTGCTGAAACGGTATGACAACAATATTGTCAAAGCGTTGACTGCTTATCATAGCGGCGAAGGAAATGTAAATAAAGGCCGTATCGGCCCTATCGGCAGAAAATACGCTCCTGAAGTAATGGCACGCATGAATTGGCTTAGCGGCGGTAAAGGTGAAATAAGTCATGACCCGCGCCGTGATTTTGTCGATATACCGTCTTCCGGCTACGAAAAATGGGAGGAGGATTTTAACCGTCGGGCGGCGGCGGCGGGAGCGAAGCGGGTGCTGGAAATTTTAAACGGCAACCGCGCCATCGGCGAACAGTTGAAGTTGTTGTCCGACCCGACTTTCGGCGATTGGACGCTGAAGCAGCAGGCCGATGCCCGCGAGCTGGCGGAGAAGGCCGACGCGCAGGATAGTTTGACGGCCGCCTCCAAAAAATATTCCGACATAGTGAAGCAAATGACCGACGATTCGAAAGACAAGTTGGATGACAGGCTGTTTGAAATTTCGCTTATCGGCAAAACCCGTGAAGAAATCGAGAAACTGACGCTGGCGAGACTGTGGGACAGACAGATAGCGAAAGCCCGTGAAGAAGGTGCGCCGTTGGAAAGTATCGATTTATTGGAGCGCGGCAAGGCGGAAGGGATGAGCAATCTTTCTCAAATGCAGAAGGCGCGTGCAGATAGCGACAATGATTGGCGCGGCGGTATCGAGTCCGGCTTGAAAAGCTACATCGATTCATTCGGAACGATGAGGCAGGCGATGGAAAATGCCACCGTACAAACCTTCGACAAAATGGGGGATGCGCTGGCAGACTTTGTTGCCACAGGCAAACTTGATTTTCGAAGCCTGACCGTTTCCATTTTGCAGGATTTGTCAAAAATGCTGATTAAAATGGCGATTGTCAATGCAATGAAGTCGGCGTTGGGTTATGCCGACGGCGGTATTGTCGGCGGCGGGAGTACGCAGTTTGACGCGTTGTTTTCCGGCGGTGGTTATACCGGCTACGGCGGGAAGTATGAGCCTGCCGGCATTGTCCACAAGGGCGAAGTCGTATTTTCCCAGCGGGACGTACGTAATCACGGCGGCGTTGCGGCTGTCGAGCGGCTGCGGTTGAATGGTTATGCCGGCGGCGGTGCAGTAGGACTGCCGTCTGTTTTGACCGGAGTCCGTTCGACCGGGGCTGGAGGCATGCAGGTCAACATCACTATAAATCGGGACGGTAGCACCGAATCGGACAGCAGTGCCGATACGGAGATGGCGAAGCATCTTGCCGCCGCCATACCGGGCATGGTGGAACAGTGGTATGTCAAGAATGTGTACCGTGAAAACGGTACTTACCATAAATAG
- a CDS encoding phage tail protein — MTETFRWRVASDNKAVHKFDVRSVRFGDGYEQRQPKSLKPKLRSWEIKIVGQKALMAEIKAFFDARRGVEPFNWRPPDGVPVLVKVSEYQETAKGGKAYELSCTFEEVFS; from the coding sequence ATGACTGAAACATTCCGATGGCGTGTTGCTTCGGATAATAAGGCTGTACATAAATTCGATGTCCGTTCCGTCCGCTTTGGCGACGGCTACGAGCAACGGCAGCCTAAATCTTTGAAACCGAAGCTGCGAAGCTGGGAGATCAAGATAGTCGGACAAAAGGCTTTGATGGCAGAAATCAAAGCCTTTTTTGATGCCCGGCGCGGTGTTGAGCCGTTTAATTGGAGACCGCCCGACGGCGTGCCTGTATTGGTCAAGGTATCGGAATATCAGGAAACGGCGAAGGGTGGCAAAGCCTACGAATTGAGCTGTACGTTTGAGGAGGTGTTTTCATGA
- a CDS encoding phage minor tail protein L yields the protein MNPRIKAMSGVMLQALSAAQQDVLVDLWQVDLRPLGGRVFYFCNQVNERGTAVVWQGQAYEPYPIKADGFESTSQGAGNRPTLTVSNLLGLITGAADQFGQLVGVLVVRRQTYAKFLDAVNFQSGRNPTADPMQEVVGKYLVERMTALNAETATFELAAPSESDGSVIPARIMLANTCCWQYRGEGCGYTGRAVADRFDMPTDDASKDVCSKTLTGCRARFGATAVLPFGGFPSSDKVTT from the coding sequence ATGAATCCGCGTATAAAGGCCATGTCGGGCGTGATGCTGCAAGCCTTGTCTGCCGCGCAGCAGGATGTTTTGGTCGATTTGTGGCAAGTGGACTTGCGGCCGCTGGGTGGTCGGGTTTTCTATTTCTGCAATCAGGTCAACGAGCGGGGTACGGCGGTTGTCTGGCAGGGACAGGCATATGAGCCTTATCCGATTAAGGCTGACGGCTTTGAATCAACTTCGCAAGGCGCGGGCAACCGTCCGACGCTGACGGTATCGAATCTCTTGGGTTTGATTACGGGCGCGGCGGATCAGTTCGGTCAGCTCGTCGGCGTACTGGTTGTGCGCCGTCAAACCTATGCCAAGTTTTTAGATGCGGTCAATTTCCAGTCCGGGCGCAATCCGACCGCAGACCCGATGCAGGAAGTCGTCGGCAAATATTTGGTTGAACGGATGACGGCATTGAATGCAGAAACGGCAACCTTTGAACTCGCCGCGCCGTCTGAATCGGATGGTTCGGTCATTCCTGCCCGTATTATGCTGGCAAATACCTGCTGCTGGCAGTATCGCGGCGAAGGGTGCGGTTATACGGGGCGTGCGGTTGCCGACCGTTTCGATATGCCCACGGACGATGCGTCCAAAGACGTATGCAGCAAAACACTGACAGGATGTAGGGCGCGGTTTGGTGCGACGGCGGTTTTGCCGTTCGGCGGTTTCCCGTCTAGCGACAAGGTAACGACATGA